Genomic DNA from Ilyobacter polytropus DSM 2926:
TTTCTTAAAGCCATAGCTCTCTCCTCATCTCATTAAAAAATTCAATTTAATTTATTTCTATTTTCGGCAAAACTTTTAACCACTGCATCTCTAATTTTGATTGGTCTGCAATTTCATTATACAAATTTTCTCCTAAGTAATTTTTAAATTTTTTTGAGTATTTATATAAAGTTGGTGCGTATTTGAGTGTACTGTATATCCAATAAGAGGACTTATCTTCGCAAAATTTAAAGCTGATCTTTTCATTAAATTTTGATTTTTTGAATTAACTTTTCCGAAGTCTCCGTACATAAGTGCTGTTGCGTAAATATTTTCATAGTTCATTGCATAATTTAACGGCAGATCAAAGATTTTTAATCTTGCTATAAAATCAACGTTTCTAAAGCATGACTCTAAATTTTCTTGATATTTATTCAATATTTTTATTTTTAAATAATTTTTATCATAATCTCTATAAAGTATGGACCTTAATTCTTCTAGTTTTGCCCGAGAGTAAAAGTAAAGATTTCTTTCAGTTCGATAATCTCTTATCATTCTATAATAATTTTCTGTGAAAATATCTCTACTATTTTCTTTATAGAATGCGTTATAAATTCTTACAGCGGCATCATTTTCTGTTCTTTTTTTATATTTTTTTTTCTTAGTGTCCCAATAACGATAAAAGCCATCCCAATTTAAATTAAAAAATAAATTATGAAAAGGTATTGCTTCTTTATAAAAATTTGTTACTACATCTCTCTTAGAATAATTCCATGTAATTTTTGAATTATCTTTTAATCCAGTTTTTATATCTACATAATTCCAATAGTAATCGTAATAGTAAGCTACATTCCATGTATTTACGAGATGTAAAAATTTAGCAAAATATAATTCATCTATCTCGTAACCCGGTTTTTTAAATTTTTCAAGAAGCTCTTCCAACTTATAAATTGTTAAATTACTATACTCAATTGCACTATCTGAGTCATATATTGAATTAAGGTAGCTATAAATAATTTCTCTTTGGCTATCATTTAAGTTTAAATTTTTTGTTATCTCATTATTTTTCATAAGATATAGATCATATTCATCCCAGTTATCAGCTAAACATAATATTTCTAAAATTATAATAAAAACTATAATACTTATTTTTCTCATATTCTTCTCCTAAATTTTATTGAATTTAATATCTAAATCTCCCTATAATTCATCTTACTTTTATTTATATTGGTACAATTGTGGTGAACTAGTTCATGAAGTTCGACACACTTATATATAATTTTTAGAATTTTCAAAATGCTAATATTTTAACTATAGTATATTGTCCAAAATTGTCTTGATCTTTCATTCATATTCTCCTCTAATAATTTTTTTTATAAAAGGTAGATCAGCTGCTAAAATATCATAGTTTTGATAATCTTCTGGATTAATCCAATGAATATCTTCATGTTCAATTAATAATACTTCTCCAATATAGTCTCTAATTAAAAATGAGTGTATCCTGACTTTAAAAGTATCATATTCGTGATCACTCGAAATATAGTATTCATGACCTCGTATAGAGATATTAAGTTCTTCCTTTAGTTCTCTTTTCATGCACTCCTCTATAGATTCTCCAACTTCTAATTTCCCTCCTGGGAGTTCCCATTTTCCACCAAATTTTTTATCATAAGGTCTTTTAGCAATCAAAATTTTGTCATTTTTAAAAATTATTCCAGCAGTTACTTCAATCATTGAAATCACCTTTTACTTTTTCATTAAGTTTACTTTTATCAATTTCTAAATCTAAAGCATGCATTTTCCTATGACAGTTAGGACAAAGAGCCGCCACATTTGTTATAGAATCTTCTCCACCATTTGACAACCATTGAATATGATGAACCTCTAAATAAGGTTGTTTATCCTTTGTTAAAAATGGGGCTTCCTCCTCACAAAGTTCACATTTACCCTTTGCTCTTCGTTTTGCATATTCTACAACATGTTGATTTCTTTCATAAGTTGTGGTTTCCACATTCCGTTTACTACTTACTTTTCTTGAATTGGCTATATTTTTTATGAGCTGTTCATCACTTAATTTCCTTATTTTATTTTCTCTTTTTTCTATTATATTTTTTAAATCTTTTAATCGAACTTCTTTTTCTACAGTTTTAAGTTTAAGTGGGAATATCCAAACTCTCCTTGAGTTTCCGTCTGCATCATTTTGTTCTTCTTGAAAAGGATTCTTTACTAGTTTTATTTCTCCCCTAAAAGTATATTCTCCAGCATTAAATACTTCAAACAAATAAACTGTAATTCCATTTTTTCCAGATTCATTTAAAGTTTTATTTTGCATAAATTCTAAAGATTGGTCTCCAGTCTGGCCCATACCAGTATAATACAAAACATCCTCTTCCCATCTATCATCATAAAGAGATTTTGTATGATCTGAAATTATTAATAGACTATTTGTAGTATTACTTTTTCTCATGCCTCCTGAATTCCCACATTTAAAAACATTGTATAAATCCGAATTATTTAATATACCTCCTTGTTTTAATCCAGATGGGGTTATCTTATGAATATTTCTAAAATAAGTATGTGTATCTACCTCTATCCCATCATTATACAAGTACCCATTTTCATAAAGTCCTAATTGCTTAGCTTTTTCTCTTAGAAAAATTCTAGACTGCCTAGGATACTCTACACCACTGCTATCTTCAACTATTGTTGATGTAGAGCCATTTTGATATGAATGAGTGATTATAAAATTTTTACCTTTATGTTTTAATTCTATTTTTTTTACTATTCTGTTCAAAGCCAAACCTCCTTAATTTTTATCTATAATTCACTATATAAAATACTCACTATGGAGTTTTCAAATAACCGATATATAATTCCATGTCTTGATAGTCTTGGAGTATGTATGGACCTACAATTTGATTTTCATCGAGATTTTGATAATCTTGGAGTATGCACAGACCGAGATTTTTCCCCTTATCCTTTAAAATTTTGATAAGTTTATTCATCTCTTTATGATTTGCAGCTATTTTATTTTTATCACTAAAATTTGTATTGAAAACTTGAATAATAAAATAAGCTTTTTTAATATTTCTATTTATGGATTCTTCCAATGTTCCTATCAACCCTGTAAGCAATTGGTATTTAACTCCAGATATATTTTTAGGAATTTCAGTTCCAAATAACTTTTTTAAAATTCCTTCTATTCTTAAGCATTTGTTAGAATCCTGTCCATTTAGCATATCAATTTTAGATTTTAAGTAATAATTAGATAAATCATAATTCCCAAATGACTCATTAACTTTTCCTTCAACAGATATTAAAATATCTTCTGAATCATGAGTAGCTAGTAACAATAAATCATGTACCCTTCCTTGACCGTATTCATCAATTTTTGTTTGATATTCAGGGTATGCAAACTCAATATTAAGATTGGATCCTCTTCCATTTAATAAAAAAAGTTGCTGAATAGAAAGAGATCTATTAATTACGTATTCAGATGCTAATTCATAGGCGCTATAACCTTTTTTCCATTGTTTCATAACGTTTTTAGGCGGGCATTCATTTTTCCAGTCAGTAACATTATTGATTATATTTCCTGTATTTTTATTTTTTATAATCATTTTATTTCTCCTTTAATTTCTATTTGTCCCAGATCATAAATCCCTGATTATATGCTATCTGATAAATAGGAATAATCGTATTTTTCAAGTTTTCTATAAAATACTCCTTAGGAATATTTTTATTTAAGTCCATATATTTACTTATGGTAAAATAATCTTCAATTTCTTTTTTTCCAAAGTTATAATTAAGAGCTGTTTTTAATCCAATGTACTGAATATCACAGTATCTGTCTAAAAATTTATCCAGAGAAGGTAATTTATCACTCTTACTACTATTTATTTCCTTTGTTGTTGGTATTAAATTCCACAATTCGTCATGAAGAACAAAACTCCATGGTACAAAGTGATCAATACTTATAGTATCTTCTGATCCTAAAATTTTATCTGTATAAATGTTGTTTATTTTATTAATTTCAATTACATTTTTCCAGTATTTCTTGGCCCCGGTTAGATTTCTTTTTAGTGGAGCGCAGATTTTAAATGGTATTGCAGGAACATTTGGATTTCTGGTTTGAAGAAAAAAAATGAGTTTATTTAAAATCCATCCCTCCATTATTGCTTGATTTTCAAATATATAGTTGAACCACTTTTCATTAATTTCAATACTTTTTTCTTGCTTATTTATTTTATAAATTCCCATATCCCCTTTATTTGACAATTCCAAAATAATATTGTTTTTATATTGATCCTTTATTCCTGTCAACTCAGGATAGAAAGGGGATAATAGTCTGTACGGAACAAATTTAGAAAACTCTTTTATAAAATAATTTAAGTTTTCATCCTTAATTTCATTTAATTTCCCAATCAACTCTTCTTCCAATATATCTTTTTCAAATCCATAATTGTTGTATAAATAAATTACTACTCTATTTAACTGGTCTATCCCCCCAAAATGTAATTTATATTCAATTAAAGAGTACCAGGATTTTGCAATCATTCTTAAAATTAATTCTTTAAATAAAATTTTTTCTTTCCCATTTTTTATTTCTTCAAAAACCGCATAGAACCAATACAATTTATAACTATTTTGAATATATTTTAAATCCAACATATTAGAAAAAGCTTGGATATTTAATCTTTGACTTATCGGCAATTTAATATATTCCATCTAAACCCTCCAGAATCTTTTCATTGAAACCAATATCCCTTTCAGTAAATAGTATATCCCATTAAACTCCTATAGTCTACGTATATAAGTCATATAAAAAAGTCGGAATAATCCGACTTTCACTTAAACTCTATATTTAAATTCACCCTCTATACTCAGTTTCTGATCTCCATTAAAATCATTTCTATACCTAAACTCTGACGTACTACTTACACTCACCGCTTAAGCTTAATATTATATCAATTAGTTGTTTTTTAATATATAATGAAATTTTCTTCCAACTTTTTTCTTGGAAAAAATCTCCATTTCTACCAGATCACTTAAATCCTTTCTAGCGGTTTCTTGAGAAACCTTATTTAATTTAATATAAAAAGCAATATCAATAAAGCTTTTATCAAATTTAATAACTTTATCTATTAATTTTTCCTGACGATCATTTATTGATAAACCTCTATGCTCAATCTCACTGTAGATAACTTTTTTCAAATATTGTTTTTTAAAATCACCAGTAACTTTTTTTATGCTATCCAAAATCATTTTCGTATAAAAAAGAGCAAAATAGGTGACATCACTTTCATAATCTTCAGAATTTTTTATGGCTTTATAATAGCTGCCTCTTGCTTCGGAAATTATATTAGATATTGAGAAATATTTAAAAAAATCATATCCATTTTGTAAAAGATACATATAAGTTAAAGCACGTGCAGTTCGGCCATTCCCATCATAAAAAGGGTGGACATATACAAAATAATAGTGAAAAATAACAGCTTTTAAAATAGGATGAATTCTCTCATCATCATCCTTACTCATAAATTCAAACAAAGAATCCATCATTTCTTGAACTTTTTCAGCTTCTGGAGGCACATATATCACTGCCTCTAAATTTCTTACTTCATTTTGATCCAGTCGATATTTAGCAACAATTTCATCTTTATCTAAAGTTTCATTTGTTACTATATTATATATTTTTAAAAGAACTTCTTCTGAAATGGCTTCTCCAATATTTCCCAGAATATAAAATAATGCCTGATAATTGTTAAATACCATTTTTTCATCTTTATTTTTAGGTTTCACCTCATTTTCAATCATTTGTTTTGTACGCTTTTTAGTAGTATGGGCGCCTTCTATTACACTTGAATAAAAGGCTTCATCGGTTTGAGCGTCAATAACTACATTTCTTTTAACTTCTTCATCTAATTCTTCAAAAATATTTTTTTTAGCTAAATCATCAATTAAAGCTATTCTTTCTTTCAGTTCTTTTGACAAAACTACAAAAATATTTTTACCCTTTTGATCAATTAAAGGTAATTCAACCGCCTCTTGTTTTCGATATTCCAATAATTCATTCCATTTTACTTCTAGTTCTTCCCCTGGTTTCAAGCGATATAATAGGTCTGTTTTATTCATATAATTTGGTGAATTGTATTTTTCCATAACTATCGCCCCCTCAATTAAATTTAACTCTAAATATTATACTTATTTACTACTAGTTTCCTACTAATTTAATTCTAATTATAAACTTATTTAATAAGTATTCTATCTATATACAATAGAAAAGTCAATCAAAAGCTAAAGATATAAATTAGATGTTTTTCATTTTTAAATTTAAAAAACCAGAGTTTAAAACCCTGATTTTCTAATATTTAAATATATATTTCAAAATTACATAACAATTAATTTGATTTATTAAAACCGATATTCAAATCCACCCTCTATACTAAGTTCCTGATCTCCATTAAAATCATTTCTATATTTAAAGCCTGGCATACACCTTGCCATCACCATTTAGTATTCCCACTTTTAAATCATCCGCTATATTTTCAATTTGAGAGTTACTCACTAAAGTTTTATCTCCAAAAAATTCAACGTTCAGAGCTTTATTTTTAAATTTATCTATAACCTCTATTTTTGATTCTGTATTTTCTATATAGTGATTTCGAAAATATATATTGATTTGAGATACCAGTTTTTCTATATAATTTATAATTTTTTTCTTGGAAAATAAAATCTTTAAAATAAACTTAGGAATAGATGGCAAAGAATTTATAGACTTATCATACAGGTCCAATACCCTGAACAATTTTTCCTCTCCTTTCCCATTCCCTAGCTCAATTTCAGCCTGAACCATCAATTGATAAATGGCATTAAATATATACTGCTTTCCCCCAAATTTTACCACCGCAAAAATTGATCCTACAAACATTATCAAAAATATAAAGTTTCCTATTGTCATAAACTCTTTCATCTTATCCTCTCCTTCAAAAGTTCTATTGCTGTTTTTAAATGTTCCAGAATGCCTTTGTGCACCTCATTATGTGTGCCGCTATACAACTCAAAGTCCTCTTTATCCAATTTTTTCTTATCTAGATATATTTCCACCTTTTTAAGCTCTCCCTGCAATCTCCCGATTTCTCTCCAAAGATATGATGAAATAAAAAACAGTACTGCTATTAGCCCCAATCTTACATCTTTTAATAACAGACCTATTAATGTCATCATTTTATATCCGCCTATCTACAATTTCTCTTATTCCCTGCTTGAGGGCCGTTACTGTTTCAGTGAGCTTTAGTTCTTCTTTATATTTCAGAGAATCTATAAAGCATGATTCTACTATTACACAGGGAGCTTTTGTCTTCCACAGGATATTAGCTCCTCTTTCTTCACTGCCTATTGCTTTAATTCCTCTATCAGGATACTTAAGGTGCTTTACAAGCTTACTCTGTATAATCCCAGCCATCTCCTTTCCAGTCTTGGAGGATTCGCAGTAAAGAACCTCAGTGCCCTGGGCCTTTCCATCTGCAGCATTCAAATGCAACTCAATTACATAATCCGCATTCAACGAGTTAATTTCTTCAGGAAGAGTTCCATACGTGTTTCTTCCTTTCAAAACAATATCTATATCTTTCCAGTCATCGCCTTTAAAAAGCTCTAAGGTCATTTCTAATACGCAGTCATATTCTTTTAGATTCAATCTTCCATTTACTGCTCCAGGATCAACAAACGAATGTCCAGGAACCAATACAACTCTTTTCATATTCCCCCCTATACAAAATACTTTATAGCTTCAGGCATATCTGGATACAAAGTTTCAATTTCTATAGAAATATCGTTGTACTTTCCTGGAAGATCCAACCAAACATTCCTAAATGAATCTCTCACAGCTTTCATTTCCAAAGTTTCTTCAATATCCCCTCTAAGTACTGCCTTATCATAGAGGTCCAATGCGTCAAAATCCTTTTTCCTCTGCAGTCTTGCTTTTGTTTTTTCAGAATCAATTGTTACAGATTTTTCTGTAATATAGTCACCCCTAGTTTTCTCCATTATTGTTCCATCTATAATTTTTTGAGTTTCTGGGTTGTATAAAGTGATTCTCCCATCGAGTAATATTTCATTGGAATTAAGCTGCCTCTGCCCTCTTTCTAATTTCTCTTCTTCAGAGGCTTCTCTTATAGAGTCGCTCTCTTGAAGGTATGTTATGAAATGTGGGAGATCGTCCCCATAAAATTCAATGGCTTTTCCTTCATAATAACTTTTATAATCTTCTCTTGGAGACTCTCTAACTTCATATACTAACGACATCCCTGTCTTTGCTTTATTCCTATCCAGATAGATATATCTCATTACGCTGTCCTCCTCCAAATGTTAACTGCTCTATAACTATTTAAGACACTAAAAGCAGCTCCACTTCCTTGATAGTCTGTATAAGGTGAAGCTATTCCAGTACTTTCCCCTCCACTTGATGAGGTGTGAGGAAATCTTGCTGATACTGAGTTTTCCTGATAGAATCTAGAACCTGCTCCGCTCGCCGAAGTATATCCATAGTCCTCGACATAGGATGAACTTCTCTCTCCCGATAATTTACCTGTTTGATGATAATGAAGTGGCTGAGTGTGGTTATGAGAGTTAACCTGATGCCTATGTGAAGGTATATTTGTAACTGAAA
This window encodes:
- a CDS encoding (deoxy)nucleoside triphosphate pyrophosphohydrolase, with the protein product MIEVTAGIIFKNDKILIAKRPYDKKFGGKWELPGGKLEVGESIEECMKRELKEELNISIRGHEYYISSDHEYDTFKVRIHSFLIRDYIGEVLLIEHEDIHWINPEDYQNYDILAADLPFIKKIIRGEYE
- a CDS encoding HNH endonuclease — encoded protein: MNRIVKKIELKHKGKNFIITHSYQNGSTSTIVEDSSGVEYPRQSRIFLREKAKQLGLYENGYLYNDGIEVDTHTYFRNIHKITPSGLKQGGILNNSDLYNVFKCGNSGGMRKSNTTNSLLIISDHTKSLYDDRWEEDVLYYTGMGQTGDQSLEFMQNKTLNESGKNGITVYLFEVFNAGEYTFRGEIKLVKNPFQEEQNDADGNSRRVWIFPLKLKTVEKEVRLKDLKNIIEKRENKIRKLSDEQLIKNIANSRKVSSKRNVETTTYERNQHVVEYAKRRAKGKCELCEEEAPFLTKDKQPYLEVHHIQWLSNGGEDSITNVAALCPNCHRKMHALDLEIDKSKLNEKVKGDFND
- a CDS encoding DUF6946 family protein, with the protein product MIIKNKNTGNIINNVTDWKNECPPKNVMKQWKKGYSAYELASEYVINRSLSIQQLFLLNGRGSNLNIEFAYPEYQTKIDEYGQGRVHDLLLLATHDSEDILISVEGKVNESFGNYDLSNYYLKSKIDMLNGQDSNKCLRIEGILKKLFGTEIPKNISGVKYQLLTGLIGTLEESINRNIKKAYFIIQVFNTNFSDKNKIAANHKEMNKLIKILKDKGKNLGLCILQDYQNLDENQIVGPYILQDYQDMELYIGYLKTP
- a CDS encoding HNH endonuclease domain-containing protein; translation: MEYIKLPISQRLNIQAFSNMLDLKYIQNSYKLYWFYAVFEEIKNGKEKILFKELILRMIAKSWYSLIEYKLHFGGIDQLNRVVIYLYNNYGFEKDILEEELIGKLNEIKDENLNYFIKEFSKFVPYRLLSPFYPELTGIKDQYKNNIILELSNKGDMGIYKINKQEKSIEINEKWFNYIFENQAIMEGWILNKLIFFLQTRNPNVPAIPFKICAPLKRNLTGAKKYWKNVIEINKINNIYTDKILGSEDTISIDHFVPWSFVLHDELWNLIPTTKEINSSKSDKLPSLDKFLDRYCDIQYIGLKTALNYNFGKKEIEDYFTISKYMDLNKNIPKEYFIENLKNTIIPIYQIAYNQGFMIWDK
- a CDS encoding Fic family protein — encoded protein: MEKYNSPNYMNKTDLLYRLKPGEELEVKWNELLEYRKQEAVELPLIDQKGKNIFVVLSKELKERIALIDDLAKKNIFEELDEEVKRNVVIDAQTDEAFYSSVIEGAHTTKKRTKQMIENEVKPKNKDEKMVFNNYQALFYILGNIGEAISEEVLLKIYNIVTNETLDKDEIVAKYRLDQNEVRNLEAVIYVPPEAEKVQEMMDSLFEFMSKDDDERIHPILKAVIFHYYFVYVHPFYDGNGRTARALTYMYLLQNGYDFFKYFSISNIISEARGSYYKAIKNSEDYESDVTYFALFYTKMILDSIKKVTGDFKKQYLKKVIYSEIEHRGLSINDRQEKLIDKVIKFDKSFIDIAFYIKLNKVSQETARKDLSDLVEMEIFSKKKVGRKFHYILKNN
- a CDS encoding N-acetylmuramoyl-L-alanine amidase is translated as MKRVVLVPGHSFVDPGAVNGRLNLKEYDCVLEMTLELFKGDDWKDIDIVLKGRNTYGTLPEEINSLNADYVIELHLNAADGKAQGTEVLYCESSKTGKEMAGIIQSKLVKHLKYPDRGIKAIGSEERGANILWKTKAPCVIVESCFIDSLKYKEELKLTETVTALKQGIREIVDRRI